From Palaemon carinicauda isolate YSFRI2023 chromosome 41, ASM3689809v2, whole genome shotgun sequence:
gtgcatcatgagcatgctgaagaggagcaattgctcagtgagacagtggatgagtctcacagggaccctctcatcactggccctgtttgtcgagctagggagactccacctccgccctcttcaattccatcttgcggctcattgggacaagggctcgactctagaagcagtctctatccctatcaaccaagagatgaagaccactctccggtggtggaagcacaatctccttctcaaggagggtctatcattggccatccagaccccccatcttcatctcttctcggatgcatcggactcgggctggggtgcgaccttggacggaagggaatgctcaggagtatggaacaaggaacaaggattactccacatcaactgcaaggaactgttagcagttcatcttgccctgttgaacttcaagtccctcctgctaggcaaagtggtggaggtgaattcagacaacaccacagccttggcttacatctccaagcaaggaggtacccattcgaggagcctttacgagatcgcaagggacctcctcatttggtcaagaggtctaaacctcacactggtcacgaggttcatccagggcgatatgaatgtttcagcggatcgcctcagcagaaggaatcaggtcattcccacggaatggaccctccacaagagtgtgtgcaacagactttggaccttgtggggtcaacctaccatagatctgtttgccacctccatcaccaagagacttccgctttattgttcccctgttccagaccctgcagcggttcatgtggatgcttttcttctgaactggtcccatctcgacctgtacgcattccctccgttcaagattataaacaaagttctgcagaaattcgtctcgcacgaagggacacggctgacgctggttgctcccctttggcctgcaagagaatggtacacagaggtacttcaatggctagtcgacttccccaggactctacctctaagagtggaccttctacgtcaaccacacgtagacaggttgcacccaaacctccacgctcttcgactgactgccttcagactgtcgaaagtttcgctagagctagaggcttttcgaaggaggcagccagtgcgattgccagagctagaagaatttccactcgtagagtctaccagtctaagtgggaggtcttccgaagctggtgtagagccaattcaatatcctctaccaatacctctgtgatccaaatagctgacttccttcttcatcttaggaatgagagatccctttcaacacctacgattaaagggtataggagcatgttggcctcagttctccgccacaggggtttggacctgtcttccaacaaggaccttcaagacattctcaagtcttttgagacgtctaaagaacgtcgtctttccactccaggctggaatctagacgtagtcttaaggttccttatgacatctaggttcgaacctctccagtcagcttccttcaaggatcttaccctcaagactgcttttctcgtttgccttgcaacagctaagagagtcagtgaggttcatgccttcagcaagaacattggtttcacaaccgaatcagctacatgttcttttcagcttggattcctagcaaagaacgagcttccttcacgtccttggcctagatcgttcgaaatacctagcctctccaacatggtaggtaacgaactagagagagttctttgccctgtcagagctctcaaatattatctgaagaggtctaaacctattcgaggacagtcagaagccttatggtgtgccatcaagaaaccctcgagacccatgtccaagaatgggctttcgtactatataaggcttctgatcagagaagcacattctcacttaaaggaggaagaccttgcattgctgaaggtaaggacccacgaagtaagagctgtagctacttcgttggcctttaataaaaaccgttctctgcagagcattatggatgcaacctattggaggagcaagtcagtgtttgcatcattttatctgaaagatgtccagtctctttacgagaactgctacaccctgggaccattcgtagcagcgagtgcagtagtaggtgagggctcagccactacattcccttaatcccataacctttttaacctttctcttgaatacttttattgttgtttttatggttgttacggtaggctaagaagccttccgcatccttggatttggcgggtggtctattcattcttgagaagcgcctgggttaaaggtttggtagaggtcctttagtagggttgcaaccccttgtactttggcacctttgggttgattcagcctccaagaggaacgctgcgctcagtaaggaagacgaactttaaataaaaggcagagtaacggttctattcgacttccttaccaggtacttattatttcattgttatttgagataactgttatatgaaatatgggatacttagctatcctttaatcatgtacactggttttcacccacctccctgggtgtgaatcagctacatgattatcgggtaagtttaatattgaaaaatgttatttttattaataaaataaatttttgaatatacttacccgataatcatgatttaatcgaccctccctttcctccccagagagaaccagtggaccgaggaataattgaggaggtgtcaacaacaaatgattgagtacctggccacaggtggcgctggtaagtacacccccttctagtattgtgatagctggcgtatccctccatagaattctgtcgggcaacggagttgacagctacatgattatcgggtaagtatattcaaaaatttattttattaataaaaataacatttttaaaaatcTTGTTAACATTTCTAAAAGTAGCCTGTAAACCCTTTACTTTTACAGAATGCGCATCATAGAAGATACATTTGACATAAAAAATGTACCTTTTGGAGAAGGAGAAGATGATGACAATCCTACCATTGCAGAAGTTACTTATGAAGATGAAAGCATGAAAGTCATGGAGGAATTTCAGAAGAGTAAAAAGTGGAAAAAATTAAGTACTCAAGATGGGGCTAACAGCATTAGCAGGATGGTTGATTTTGATTATAAACAACCGGATTTAGATGCACAATATTTAAAAAAGCAGAGTAAATCTGATTTTCAGGGTAATAAGTCCAGGCAGTCGCACATTGATGGAACTCAACGAAGGCAACAAAAGCATGATTCCGATACTTCTGTTCCCAAAAGACAAAGGCATGATTCGGATGCATCTCCGTCCAGAAAGCAGAGGCATAATTCAGACTATTCTCCACCTAGAAGAAAAAGGCATGATTCTGATGGTTCTCCACCCAGAAAACAAAGGCATGATTCTGATTCTTCACCCAGGAGACATAGGCATGATTCTGATACTTCTCCACCCAGGAGACAAAGGCATGATTCTGATACTTCACCACCTCGGAAACAGAGGCACGATTCAGATACTTCTCCACCCAGGAGACAAAGACATGATTCTGATACTACTTCACCTAgaagactgaaaaattcttctaaTGCTACTCCATCCAAAAGAAAGAGGCATGATTCTGATGACTCTCCACCAAGAGGACAGAGGCACGATTCTGATGCCTCTCCACCAAGAAGAGTGAGGCATGATTCTGATGCCTCTCCACCAAGAGGACAGAGGCACGATTCTGATGCCTCTCCACCAAGAAGAGTGAGGCATGATTCTGATGCCTCTCCACCAAGAAGAGTGAGGCATGATTCTGATGCCTCTCCACCAAGAAGAGTGAGGCACGATTCTGATGCCTCTCCACCAAGGAGACAGAGGCATGATTCTGATGCTTCTCCA
This genomic window contains:
- the LOC137632261 gene encoding BUD13 homolog, with protein sequence MAPISQKEYLKKYLSGGDDEKKKKKKKKKEKSSKGAQSKGMRIIEDTFDIKNVPFGEGEDDDNPTIAEVTYEDESMKVMEEFQKSKKWKKLSTQDGANSISRMVDFDYKQPDLDAQYLKKQSKSDFQGNKSRQSHIDGTQRRQQKHDSDTSVPKRQRHDSDASPSRKQRHNSDYSPPRRKRHDSDGSPPRKQRHDSDSSPRRHRHDSDTSPPRRQRHDSDTSPPRKQRHDSDTSPPRRQRHDSDTTSPRRLKNSSNATPSKRKRHDSDDSPPRGQRHDSDASPPRRVRHDSDASPPRGQRHDSDASPPRRVRHDSDASPPRRVRHDSDASPPRRVRHDSDASPPRRQRHDSDASPPRRQRHDSDASPPRRQRHDSDASPPRRQRHDSDASPPRRERHDSDTSPPRRKENSLAKGRSESSEKPPTKEDNRRPERNMTTQEYLIARKRGKLKKDTPEDLLRKEREKKLQLQAEDKHQQWKHGVKQVQQYQQKLADDAHEMGKAFARSADDKDLNARLKEVIREDDPMLEYLQQKQQKSSNQPVHPTYKGSFPPNRINIRPGYRWDGVDRSNGFEKQWFERQNNRHARDEDAYKWSVSDM